A genomic segment from Flavobacterium sp. 9R encodes:
- a CDS encoding MarC family protein has protein sequence MELFIYLFAALFSVLNPIGTVPIFVGLTQNDSQPERNRLSLWTAINVFIILVVSFLVGQYVLTFFGISIDSLRIAGGIVIVSSGFSLLSGKFNKKRGINKKIENDAQKRNDIALTPLAIPMLAGPGSMSLLIAFYNQHKSTNEILISMAAILAISATIFVILRSAHYLAKALGASGIVAISRIVGFIVIAIGIQYIVGALVNIIKANF, from the coding sequence ATGGAATTATTTATTTACCTATTTGCCGCTTTATTTTCTGTTTTAAATCCTATAGGAACAGTACCAATTTTTGTTGGGCTAACCCAAAACGACAGCCAACCCGAACGTAACAGACTCTCCCTTTGGACCGCTATAAATGTCTTTATCATTTTAGTAGTGTCTTTTTTAGTCGGACAATATGTGCTAACTTTCTTCGGAATTAGCATTGACTCATTAAGAATAGCTGGTGGAATTGTAATTGTAAGTTCTGGATTTTCACTTTTGTCAGGAAAATTCAATAAGAAAAGGGGAATCAATAAAAAGATTGAAAACGATGCCCAAAAAAGAAATGATATTGCGCTTACTCCATTAGCAATACCAATGCTTGCTGGTCCAGGATCGATGTCTTTACTTATTGCATTTTACAATCAACACAAATCAACGAATGAAATTTTGATTTCAATGGCTGCAATTTTGGCCATATCGGCAACAATATTTGTTATTTTGAGGAGCGCACACTATTTGGCAAAAGCCCTAGGAGCATCTGGTATTGTTGCGATTTCTCGTATAGTGGGATTTATTGTAATTGCTATTGGTATACAATATATAGTAGGCGCTTTAGTAAATATAATCAAAGCTAATTTTTAG
- the ctlX gene encoding citrulline utilization hydrolase CtlX, with amino-acid sequence MKQTTNSILMIRPVAFRMNEQTAVNNYYQKVLDGLLPATVNAKAQEEFDAFVKKLRSVGVNVIVVDDTLSPDTPDSIFPNNWISFHENGDVVLYPMFAENRRLERREEILDILEDEGFVINEIMDYTEAEMDSIFLEGTGSLLLDRANGKAYCALSPRADEELFIEFCEDFDFAPVIFEAFQTVNGERKLIYHTNVMMCLGETFAVLCADAIDDKKERKMVIDSLKNDDKQVILITEDQVNNFAGNMLEVKGADDRRYLIMSSAAHQSLTKKQITELEEHVTILSSSLDTIEACGGGSARCMMAEIFLPRA; translated from the coding sequence ATGAAACAGACTACCAATTCAATTTTGATGATACGTCCAGTTGCTTTTAGAATGAATGAGCAAACTGCCGTAAATAATTATTACCAAAAAGTATTAGATGGGTTGTTGCCGGCTACTGTTAATGCTAAGGCACAGGAAGAGTTTGATGCTTTTGTGAAAAAATTACGCTCTGTTGGTGTGAATGTGATTGTTGTTGATGATACATTATCTCCAGATACTCCAGACAGTATTTTTCCAAACAATTGGATTTCCTTTCATGAAAATGGAGATGTCGTTTTGTATCCAATGTTTGCAGAAAATCGTCGTTTAGAAAGAAGAGAAGAAATTTTAGATATTCTCGAAGATGAAGGCTTTGTAATCAATGAGATTATGGATTATACTGAAGCTGAAATGGATAGTATATTCTTGGAAGGAACCGGAAGTTTGTTGCTAGATCGTGCTAATGGGAAAGCTTATTGTGCTTTATCACCTAGAGCAGATGAAGAGTTGTTTATCGAGTTTTGTGAAGATTTTGATTTTGCGCCAGTAATTTTTGAAGCGTTTCAAACCGTAAATGGAGAACGTAAGTTGATTTATCACACTAATGTGATGATGTGTTTGGGTGAAACTTTTGCTGTTTTATGTGCAGATGCAATTGACGATAAAAAAGAACGTAAGATGGTTATTGATAGTCTGAAAAATGATGATAAACAAGTGATTTTAATTACTGAAGATCAAGTGAATAATTTCGCAGGTAACATGCTTGAGGTAAAAGGTGCTGACGACAGAAGGTATTTGATAATGAGTTCGGCAGCTCATCAGTCCTTGACTAAAAAGCAAATTACAGAATTAGAAGAGCACGTTACGATTTTAAGTTCTAGTTTGGATACTATTGAGGCTTGTGGTGGTGGAAGTGCCCGCTGTATGATGGCGGAGATTTTTTTGCCAAGAGCTTAA
- a CDS encoding dimethylarginine dimethylaminohydrolase family protein, translated as MLKLNVKNETARLRKVILGLANSNGPTPSVDEAYDPKSLEHIIAGTYPVEKDMIVEMDAFNAVFQKYDVAVLRPELIPNYNQIFARDIGFVIDDVFVKSNILPDRERELDAIQYVIDQINPSKVVRPSEEVHIEGGDVMLWNDYIFIGTYKGSDYKDYITARTNWQGVDFIRQLFPNKIVKEFDLVKSKLEARDNALHLDCCFQPVGNDKGIIYKNGFREEADYLFLVNLFGKENLFHITRDEMYDMNSNVFSIAPDVVVSERNFTRLNNWLRSQGFVVEEIPYAEIAKQEGLLRCSTLPLVRD; from the coding sequence CGCGCTTAAGAAAGGTTATTTTAGGATTAGCAAATAGTAATGGACCCACTCCAAGTGTCGATGAAGCCTATGATCCAAAATCGTTAGAGCACATAATAGCAGGTACTTATCCTGTAGAAAAAGACATGATTGTTGAGATGGATGCTTTTAATGCTGTTTTTCAAAAGTATGATGTTGCAGTTTTAAGGCCTGAACTTATTCCAAATTATAATCAAATATTCGCAAGAGATATCGGATTTGTTATTGATGATGTTTTCGTAAAATCGAATATTTTACCAGATAGAGAAAGAGAATTGGATGCTATTCAGTATGTGATTGATCAAATTAATCCTTCTAAAGTAGTTCGCCCGTCAGAAGAAGTGCATATAGAGGGTGGTGATGTAATGCTTTGGAATGATTACATTTTTATCGGAACTTACAAAGGAAGTGATTATAAAGATTATATAACTGCAAGGACGAATTGGCAAGGTGTTGATTTTATTAGACAACTTTTTCCAAACAAGATAGTGAAAGAGTTTGATTTGGTTAAATCAAAGCTGGAAGCTAGAGATAATGCTTTACATTTGGATTGTTGTTTTCAGCCAGTAGGTAATGATAAAGGGATAATATATAAGAATGGATTTAGAGAAGAGGCAGATTATCTGTTCTTGGTAAATCTTTTTGGTAAGGAGAATCTTTTTCATATTACTAGAGACGAAATGTATGATATGAATTCAAATGTTTTTTCTATTGCGCCTGATGTGGTGGTTTCTGAAAGGAATTTCACGAGGTTAAACAACTGGTTAAGAAGTCAAGGTTTTGTGGTAGAAGAAATACCTTATGCGGAGATTGCGAAGCAAGAAGGGTTATTACGTTGTTCTACACTTCCGTTAGTTAGAGATTAA